The following proteins are co-located in the Geovibrio ferrireducens genome:
- a CDS encoding Txe/YoeB family addiction module toxin, whose product MIIWTETAWEDYLYWQQNDRKVLKRINELVKDIRRNPFDGLGKPEALKFSLAGKWSRRIDHEHRLVYQIDNSHIVIFQCRYHY is encoded by the coding sequence ATGATAATCTGGACTGAGACGGCTTGGGAAGATTATCTTTATTGGCAGCAGAACGACCGCAAAGTCCTGAAAAGGATTAATGAGCTTGTCAAAGACATCCGCCGGAATCCGTTTGACGGTTTGGGCAAGCCGGAAGCGCTTAAATTTTCATTAGCAGGAAAATGGTCAAGGCGAATCGATCATGAACACAGGCTTGTGTATCAGATTGATAACAGTCATATAGTTATTTTTCAGTGCAGGTATCACTACTGA